In Abditibacteriaceae bacterium, one genomic interval encodes:
- a CDS encoding cupin domain-containing protein, with translation MIIADLNESAGRTFPARRWTRNLVGGASPIQASNFALGLVVLEPKGGQVPWHNQEQEEVYFIAEGEGEICLGEERQVIKKGQAVYIPSGVFHQLTNTGDEPMTMMYCYGPSGDVAHWRQELEGTLPRAGIDVPALPEGAAPQCTDKPSGS, from the coding sequence ATGATTATTGCCGATTTAAATGAGTCCGCCGGACGCACTTTTCCGGCGCGCCGCTGGACGCGCAACCTTGTCGGTGGCGCTTCGCCGATTCAGGCCAGCAACTTCGCGCTTGGGCTTGTGGTTCTAGAACCCAAAGGCGGACAGGTTCCGTGGCACAATCAGGAGCAGGAAGAAGTTTATTTCATCGCCGAAGGCGAAGGCGAAATCTGTCTGGGCGAAGAGCGCCAGGTCATCAAAAAAGGGCAGGCGGTTTACATTCCGTCCGGCGTTTTTCATCAGCTCACCAACACGGGCGACGAGCCGATGACGATGATGTATTGCTACGGTCCGTCCGGTGACGTCGCGCACTGGCGTCAAGAACTCGAAGGCACCCTCCCGCGCGCTGGAATCGACGTTCCCGCGTTGCCTGAAGGCGCCGCGCCGCAATGCACCGACAAACCCTCAGGCAGCTAA
- a CDS encoding AraC family transcriptional regulator, with the protein MNSIETAAHRPVEATLPAHGVSVLESHHARDFQMEMARHEFFQLLYVLRGRGSLRCEARDFSLESGDVALLPVNVAHGVEDSDAAPLSIYAVNLAPHFLSGGLANFEERPRRLRHESLPAALPDLLRRLLLEQTLQKAGYEAMMSGLALQLLVSLLRAGSLPSLPLETRGLSSKARLHSYLQELERTFYRAETIDSAAARLGLSRRRFTMLFREVAGNSWLGHLRELRVQHAQRLLKERNRTVLAIAFECGFEDVSSFYRAFKATTGQSPDSWRKSLGG; encoded by the coding sequence ATGAACTCTATTGAAACGGCCGCACATCGCCCCGTTGAAGCGACGTTGCCTGCTCACGGCGTTTCGGTTTTGGAAAGCCATCACGCGCGCGATTTCCAGATGGAAATGGCGCGGCACGAGTTCTTTCAGTTGCTCTATGTTCTGCGCGGGCGAGGCAGCCTACGCTGCGAAGCCCGCGATTTTTCTCTTGAATCCGGCGATGTCGCGCTTCTTCCGGTAAACGTGGCGCATGGCGTCGAAGATTCGGATGCTGCTCCACTTTCCATTTACGCCGTCAATCTCGCGCCGCATTTTCTCAGCGGCGGCCTTGCCAACTTTGAAGAAAGACCGCGCCGTTTGCGTCATGAATCGTTGCCCGCCGCTTTGCCCGATTTGCTGCGTCGCTTGCTGCTCGAACAAACTTTGCAAAAAGCCGGTTACGAAGCGATGATGAGCGGCCTCGCGTTGCAGCTTCTGGTTTCTCTCCTGCGCGCCGGGAGCTTGCCCTCGCTTCCTCTGGAAACGCGCGGGCTGTCTTCCAAAGCGCGACTCCACTCCTATTTGCAAGAACTGGAACGCACGTTTTACCGCGCTGAAACCATCGATTCCGCTGCTGCCAGACTGGGCCTCAGCCGACGCCGTTTCACCATGCTGTTCCGCGAAGTCGCGGGCAATTCGTGGCTCGGGCACTTGCGCGAATTGCGAGTGCAACACGCGCAACGACTTCTCAAAGAACGCAACCGAACCGTGTTGGCGATTGCTTTCGAATGCGGCTTCGAAGACGTTTCGAGCTTTTATCGCGCGTTCAAAGCAACGACCGGCCAAAGTCCGGATAGCTGGCGAAAATCTCTTGGTGGGTAA
- a CDS encoding PLP-dependent aminotransferase family protein — translation MTFATVMVEQSLNCAVCGGATRTKLLSGAIVEQRLYESTARRITSMIEGGTLRVGDRVPSVRHFSVQQKVSVSTVLQAYRALEDAGWIEARPQSGYYVRRTARTLPPEPEMSQPSLEPMSVAVSDLVMQFYRAAQRPDIVQMGAAIGDTASFPSRQLNRAVSKVMRECRDAGNAYDFPPGNHQLRVQIAKRAMETGCALTPDDIVITTGCTEALNLCLRAVAKPGDTILLESPTYYSALQIIESLGLCALEVPTHPRDGISLEALEYVLEHEKIAACLLMPSLNNPLGSCMPAENRKRLVQLLAQREIPLIEDDVWGDTLFHAPRLPVAKSYDENGLVLLCSSFSKTIAPGYRVGWVAPGRFRQQIEYLKLVGSMANPSLPSLAIAELLENGGYDHHLRTIRRTTSERVQRTVELLEEYFPEGTRVTRPCGGTVVWIELPSLVDTTHLFQTALREGICIAPGAMFSGKGKYNNCLRLYCGHHDSATTERTIQKLAQLIDRL, via the coding sequence ATGACTTTTGCAACTGTTATGGTCGAGCAAAGCCTAAACTGTGCCGTGTGCGGCGGGGCGACGCGCACGAAACTGCTGTCAGGTGCAATTGTGGAACAAAGGCTTTACGAATCGACGGCCAGGCGCATTACCAGCATGATCGAAGGTGGCACGCTGCGCGTGGGCGACCGCGTGCCTTCAGTGCGGCACTTTAGCGTGCAGCAGAAAGTCAGCGTTTCGACTGTGTTACAGGCGTATCGCGCGCTGGAAGACGCGGGCTGGATTGAGGCGCGGCCCCAGTCGGGCTATTATGTGCGGCGCACGGCGCGCACGCTTCCGCCCGAACCTGAAATGTCGCAGCCATCGCTGGAACCGATGTCGGTCGCCGTCAGCGACTTGGTGATGCAGTTTTATCGCGCGGCTCAGCGCCCCGATATTGTGCAGATGGGCGCGGCTATCGGTGACACCGCGAGTTTTCCCTCGCGCCAGCTCAATCGCGCGGTTTCTAAAGTGATGCGCGAGTGCCGCGACGCCGGAAACGCCTACGATTTCCCGCCCGGCAATCACCAGTTGCGTGTGCAAATCGCCAAGCGCGCAATGGAAACCGGCTGCGCGCTCACGCCCGACGATATTGTTATCACCACAGGCTGTACGGAAGCGCTGAACCTTTGCTTGCGCGCCGTCGCTAAACCGGGCGACACGATTTTGCTCGAATCGCCCACCTATTACAGCGCGTTGCAAATCATCGAATCGCTCGGTTTATGCGCGCTCGAAGTTCCGACGCATCCGCGGGATGGCATTTCGCTGGAGGCGCTGGAATATGTCCTTGAACACGAGAAAATCGCTGCCTGTTTGCTGATGCCCAGCCTGAATAATCCGTTGGGCAGTTGTATGCCTGCAGAAAACCGCAAGCGATTGGTGCAGCTTTTGGCGCAGCGCGAAATTCCCCTGATTGAAGACGATGTTTGGGGCGACACACTTTTTCACGCGCCGCGTTTACCGGTTGCGAAAAGTTACGACGAAAACGGGCTGGTTCTTCTGTGTTCCTCGTTCTCCAAAACGATTGCGCCCGGCTATCGCGTCGGCTGGGTCGCGCCGGGACGATTTCGGCAGCAAATCGAATATCTCAAGCTCGTCGGCAGCATGGCGAATCCGTCATTGCCCTCGCTCGCGATTGCAGAATTGCTCGAAAACGGTGGATACGATCACCATTTGCGCACGATTCGCCGCACTACTTCGGAGCGCGTGCAACGCACCGTCGAGCTTTTAGAAGAGTATTTTCCCGAGGGCACACGCGTGACGCGTCCGTGTGGCGGCACAGTTGTCTGGATAGAATTGCCTTCGCTTGTCGATACGACACATCTCTTTCAAACCGCATTGCGTGAAGGCATTTGCATTGCGCCAGGCGCGATGTTTTCGGGCAAAGGTAAATACAACAATTGCCTGCGTTTGTATTGCGGCCACCACGATTCGGCGACAACCGAACGCACGATTCAAAAGCTCGCGCAGCTAATCGACCGATTATGA